One stretch of Halobaculum marinum DNA includes these proteins:
- the glyS gene encoding glycine--tRNA ligase, translated as MAEQEDVIELAKRRGFFFGANGAYGGVAGFYTYGPNGAAVKDNLESAWRDRFTVRQGNMEIEAPTIMPEAVFEASGHLDGFDDMLVECPECGESHRADHLIEDNTGIEEAESLPIAEVEELIREHDLRCPSCDAELAGEPVEDFNLMFETSIGPGSGQPGYMRPETAQGIFVEFPRLKEYARNRLPFGVTQIGPAYRNEISPRKGIIRVREFTQAELETFIDPEEDEPPLHEVEDVEVTLYPADEQEADDGEAYTTTVGEAVDEGVIGSDWVGYYLGVAQGWYERVGVDMDRFRFRQHLPGELAHYAADCWDAESEVGGDWIEITGFAYRSDYDLTKHAEHSGESFTVFKQYDEPKTVERAAVDPDMATLGPEFGGDAGAVAEALQTLAERDPDAFDADEVTVEVDGESYSVDTDVANFSVETVTENGEHITPHVVEPSFGVDRIVYTVIEHAYRVDEVDGEERTYLALDPEMAATDAAVFPLVSNDDRLLDLADEVTGDLRKAGLAVEYDDSGSIGRRYRRQDEVGTPFCLTVDRDGIEGDGPDTVTVRERDSARQVRVPVSEVADEIAALLDPETERAFDALAAAYDEIATDVETA; from the coding sequence ATGGCCGAACAGGAGGACGTGATCGAACTGGCGAAGCGCCGGGGCTTCTTCTTCGGCGCCAACGGCGCCTACGGTGGCGTCGCCGGTTTCTACACGTACGGCCCGAACGGCGCCGCGGTGAAGGACAACCTCGAGTCCGCCTGGCGCGACCGCTTCACCGTCCGCCAGGGCAACATGGAGATCGAGGCGCCCACCATCATGCCCGAGGCCGTCTTCGAGGCGTCGGGCCACCTCGACGGCTTCGACGACATGCTCGTCGAGTGCCCCGAGTGCGGCGAGTCCCACCGCGCCGACCACCTCATCGAGGACAACACCGGCATCGAGGAAGCCGAGTCGCTCCCAATCGCCGAGGTCGAGGAACTGATCCGCGAACACGACCTGCGCTGTCCGTCGTGCGACGCCGAACTCGCCGGCGAACCGGTCGAGGACTTCAACCTCATGTTCGAGACGAGCATCGGCCCCGGCTCGGGTCAGCCCGGCTACATGCGCCCGGAGACGGCGCAGGGCATCTTCGTCGAGTTCCCGCGCCTCAAGGAGTACGCGCGCAACCGCCTCCCGTTCGGCGTCACCCAGATCGGTCCCGCCTACCGCAACGAGATCAGCCCGCGCAAGGGCATCATCCGCGTGCGCGAGTTCACGCAGGCGGAGTTGGAGACGTTCATCGACCCCGAGGAGGACGAACCGCCGCTCCACGAGGTCGAGGACGTCGAGGTCACCCTCTATCCGGCAGACGAACAGGAGGCCGACGACGGCGAGGCGTACACGACGACCGTCGGCGAGGCCGTCGACGAGGGCGTCATCGGCTCCGACTGGGTCGGCTACTACCTCGGCGTCGCGCAGGGCTGGTACGAGCGCGTCGGCGTCGACATGGACCGGTTCCGCTTCCGCCAGCACCTCCCCGGCGAACTCGCCCACTACGCGGCGGACTGCTGGGACGCCGAGAGCGAGGTCGGTGGCGACTGGATCGAGATTACCGGCTTCGCGTACCGCTCTGACTACGACCTCACGAAGCACGCCGAGCACTCCGGCGAGTCGTTCACCGTGTTCAAGCAGTACGACGAGCCGAAGACCGTCGAGCGCGCGGCGGTCGACCCCGACATGGCGACGCTCGGCCCCGAGTTCGGCGGCGACGCCGGCGCGGTCGCCGAGGCGCTCCAGACGCTCGCCGAGCGCGACCCCGACGCCTTCGACGCCGACGAGGTGACCGTCGAGGTCGACGGCGAGTCGTACAGCGTCGACACGGACGTGGCGAACTTCTCCGTCGAGACGGTGACCGAGAACGGCGAGCACATCACCCCGCACGTCGTCGAACCGTCGTTCGGTGTCGACCGCATCGTGTACACCGTCATCGAGCACGCCTACCGCGTCGACGAGGTCGACGGCGAGGAGCGCACCTACCTCGCGCTCGACCCGGAGATGGCCGCGACCGACGCCGCCGTCTTCCCGCTCGTCTCCAACGACGACCGCCTGCTCGACCTCGCGGACGAGGTGACGGGCGACCTCCGGAAGGCCGGGCTCGCCGTCGAGTACGACGACTCCGGCTCCATCGGTCGGCGCTACCGCCGGCAGGACGAGGTCGGCACGCCGTTCTGTCTCACCGTCGACCGCGACGGCATCGAGGGCGACGGCCCCGACACCGTCACGGTGCGCGAGCGCGACTCCGCCCGGCAGGTCCGGGTTCCCGTGAGCGAGGTCGCCGACGAGATCGCCGCCCTCCTCGACCCCGAGACGGAGCGCGCGTTCGACGCGCTGGCGGCGGCGTACGACGAGATCGCGACCGACGTCGAAACCGCCTGA
- a CDS encoding dolichol kinase yields the protein MGELKRRAVHASGTGFPAIYLLGLVTWRQLQALLLVATAAVFVLEFLRLVVEVEWGPLTRVYDELTREYEADNVAGYALFMVGATVAALAFAPPYGPDAVAFEPPLAVPAILMLSIGDPVSGYLGSNDATTAKEVGVLAVMFLVCFALAVPFTLAHAGTVVGVLAAVAGALGATVADGLKPVIRGYVVDDNLTISPTAGAAMTAVFVLLS from the coding sequence ATGGGGGAACTCAAACGGCGGGCGGTGCACGCCTCGGGGACGGGCTTCCCCGCCATCTACCTGCTCGGCCTCGTGACGTGGCGCCAACTGCAGGCGCTGTTGCTGGTGGCGACCGCCGCCGTGTTCGTGTTGGAGTTCCTCCGCCTCGTCGTCGAGGTGGAGTGGGGCCCGCTGACTCGCGTGTACGACGAGTTGACGCGCGAGTACGAGGCCGACAACGTCGCCGGCTACGCGCTGTTCATGGTCGGCGCGACGGTCGCGGCGCTGGCGTTCGCGCCGCCGTACGGGCCCGACGCAGTCGCGTTCGAACCGCCGCTGGCGGTGCCGGCGATCCTGATGCTGTCTATCGGCGACCCCGTCTCTGGGTACCTCGGGAGCAACGACGCGACGACGGCCAAGGAGGTGGGCGTGCTCGCGGTGATGTTCCTCGTCTGCTTCGCGCTGGCGGTGCCGTTCACCCTCGCGCACGCGGGGACCGTCGTCGGCGTCCTCGCCGCGGTCGCCGGTGCGCTCGGGGCGACCGTCGCCGACGGCCTGAAGCCGGTGATCCGCGGCTACGTCGTCGACGACAACCTCACCATCTCCCCGACCGCGGGCGCCGCGATGACGGCGGTGTTCGTGCTGCTGTCGTAA